A region of Streptomyces paludis DNA encodes the following proteins:
- the pgl gene encoding 6-phosphogluconolactonase, producing the protein MNTPQLVVHRDKELMAQAAAARLITKIVDAQAARGTASVVLTGGRNGNGLLAALSVAPARDAVDWSRLDLWWGDERFLPEGDPERNITQARAALLDSVPLDPARVHAMPASDGAYGSDVDAAAAAYATELAAASRPEDHGPVPTFDVLMLGVGPDTHVASLFPELPAVRETERTVVAVHGAPKPPPVRISLTLPAIRAAQEVWLLAAGEDKAKAAEIALSGAGEIQAPAAGAYGRGRTLWLLDAAAASALPRGLYPPSSA; encoded by the coding sequence GTGAACACCCCCCAGCTCGTCGTCCACCGCGACAAGGAGCTGATGGCCCAGGCCGCGGCGGCCCGGCTGATCACGAAGATCGTGGACGCCCAGGCCGCCCGCGGCACCGCCTCGGTGGTGCTGACGGGCGGCCGCAACGGCAACGGGCTGCTGGCGGCGCTGTCGGTGGCGCCCGCCCGGGACGCGGTGGACTGGTCCCGGCTGGATCTGTGGTGGGGGGACGAGCGCTTCCTGCCCGAGGGCGATCCGGAGCGCAACATCACCCAGGCGCGGGCGGCGCTGCTCGACTCGGTGCCGCTGGACCCCGCGCGGGTCCACGCGATGCCGGCGTCGGACGGCGCGTACGGCAGCGATGTGGACGCGGCGGCCGCCGCGTACGCCACGGAGCTGGCCGCCGCGTCCCGGCCCGAGGACCACGGTCCGGTGCCGACGTTCGACGTGCTGATGCTGGGTGTCGGGCCCGACACCCATGTCGCGTCGCTCTTCCCGGAGCTGCCCGCGGTCCGGGAGACGGAGCGCACGGTCGTCGCCGTGCATGGCGCGCCCAAGCCGCCGCCGGTCCGTATCTCGCTGACGCTGCCCGCGATCCGGGCGGCTCAGGAGGTGTGGCTGCTGGCCGCGGGCGAGGACAAGGCGAAGGCGGCGGAGATCGCGCTGTCCGGCGCGGGCGAGATCCAGGCCCCGGCGGCGGGGGCGTACGGCCGTGGCCGCACCCTGTGGCTGCTGGACGCGGCGGCGGCCTCGGCCCTGCCGCGCGGCCTCTATCCGCCCTCCTCGGCCTGA
- a CDS encoding PH domain-containing protein gives MSGPLEYAGTDGPAEPAGTAGTAGTAGTAGLAGAVGAAGEEWRQLAPRALLVHALVMAGVVVGGGVPAFLALAARMPARQALAWLLAGAVLLLLATTAGEYVRWRRTRYRIGPERAELHTGLFVLERRSLARERIRSVDLTASLLPRLLGLVTVRIGTGEHAGAEATLELDPVTRAEGERLRTELLGRAPAEAPGAHREGVLAALDLAWARYAPMSFVAPVLGGAAIGAVFQISDWFGAQKQVFHWLDDRFHDTPFGWIVATVVAGAALAGVIGALGLWTEMWWNYRLEREPGGTLRVRRGLLTSRSVSIEERRLRGVELVEPLGIRLAGAARLDAVATGLSQGGEEDEHADQKSLLPAAPRALAESVAARVLREPQSPTRAALLTAHPRAARGRRLRWALAAALAPVVVLAVLGALFTDVLLYAALVCAVVLPALAVALALDAYRNLGHGIGGGYLVARSGTLRRTTVALQRGGVIGWTVSQSYFQRRAGLLTLTATTAAGEGAYHVHDAATGEGLAFAAEAVPGLLEPFLVREHSAVPGTTPPGTPPSRETTTA, from the coding sequence ATGAGCGGGCCCCTGGAGTACGCGGGGACCGACGGACCGGCCGAACCGGCGGGCACCGCCGGGACCGCCGGGACCGCCGGGACCGCCGGGCTCGCTGGGGCTGTCGGGGCTGCCGGGGAGGAGTGGCGGCAGCTCGCGCCGCGTGCTCTGCTGGTGCACGCCCTCGTCATGGCGGGCGTCGTCGTCGGCGGCGGGGTGCCCGCCTTTCTTGCCCTGGCCGCGAGAATGCCGGCGCGCCAGGCGCTCGCCTGGCTGCTGGCCGGTGCCGTGCTCCTGCTCCTCGCCACGACGGCCGGGGAGTATGTCCGGTGGCGCCGTACCCGCTACCGCATCGGCCCCGAGCGGGCCGAACTGCACACGGGCCTGTTCGTGCTCGAACGGCGCTCGCTGGCCCGCGAGCGGATCCGCAGCGTCGATCTGACCGCCAGCCTCCTCCCGAGGCTCCTCGGCCTGGTCACGGTCCGGATCGGTACGGGCGAGCACGCCGGCGCGGAAGCCACGCTGGAACTCGACCCCGTCACCAGGGCCGAGGGCGAGCGCCTCCGTACGGAACTCCTCGGCCGCGCCCCCGCCGAGGCGCCGGGAGCGCACCGCGAGGGCGTACTGGCGGCGCTCGACCTGGCCTGGGCGCGGTACGCGCCGATGTCGTTCGTCGCCCCGGTGCTCGGTGGAGCCGCCATCGGGGCCGTGTTCCAGATCAGCGACTGGTTCGGCGCGCAGAAGCAGGTGTTCCACTGGCTCGACGACCGCTTCCACGACACCCCGTTCGGCTGGATCGTCGCGACCGTCGTGGCCGGTGCCGCGCTCGCCGGTGTGATCGGCGCGCTCGGGCTCTGGACCGAGATGTGGTGGAACTACCGGCTGGAGCGGGAGCCGGGCGGCACCCTGCGGGTCCGGCGCGGGCTGCTCACCTCCCGCTCCGTCTCCATCGAGGAGCGGCGGCTGCGCGGTGTGGAGCTGGTCGAGCCGCTCGGGATACGGCTCGCGGGCGCGGCCCGGCTCGACGCCGTCGCCACCGGCCTCTCCCAGGGCGGCGAGGAGGACGAGCACGCCGACCAGAAGTCCCTGCTCCCCGCCGCCCCGCGCGCGCTCGCCGAGTCCGTGGCCGCGCGGGTCCTGCGCGAGCCGCAGTCCCCGACGCGGGCGGCGCTCCTCACCGCGCACCCCCGCGCCGCCCGGGGCCGCCGGCTGCGCTGGGCGCTGGCCGCCGCGCTGGCCCCCGTCGTGGTCCTCGCCGTCCTCGGCGCGCTCTTCACCGACGTGCTGCTGTACGCGGCGCTGGTCTGCGCCGTGGTGCTGCCGGCGCTCGCCGTCGCGCTCGCCCTCGACGCGTACCGCAATCTGGGCCACGGCATCGGCGGCGGCTATCTGGTCGCGCGCTCCGGCACCCTGCGCCGTACGACGGTCGCCCTCCAGCGCGGCGGTGTCATCGGCTGGACGGTCTCCCAGTCGTACTTCCAGCGCCGCGCCGGACTGCTGACGCTCACCGCGACCACCGCGGCGGGCGAGGGCGCCTACCACGTCCACGACGCGGCGACGGGCGAGGGACTGGCCTTCGCGGCCGAGGCCGTACCGGGGCTGCTGGAGCCCTTCCTCGTCCGCGAGCACAGCGCTGTACCGGGCACCACCCCACCGGGCACCCCACCGAGCAGGGAGACGACGACCGCATGA
- the zwf gene encoding glucose-6-phosphate dehydrogenase translates to MTSTHGVNPLRDAADRRLPRIAGPSGLVIFGVTGDLSRKKLMPAVYDLANRGLLPPGFSLIGFARREWQHEDFAQEVHDAVKEHARTPFREEVWQQLVQGMRFVQGVFDDDEAFENLKATIAELDKVQGTGGNFAFYLSVPPKFFPQVVQQLKKHGLADQKEGSWRRAVIEKPFGHDLESAIELNKVVHEVFPSNEVFRIDHYLGKETVQNILALRFANTLFEPIWNRSYVDHVQITMAEDIGIGGRAGYYDGIGAARDVIQNHLLQLLALTAMEEPASFDADALAAEKTKVLGAVKLPQDLGADTVRGQYAEGWQGGEQAVGYLQEDGIDPRSKTDTYAAVKLGIDNRRWAGVPFYLRTGKRLGRRVTEIAVVFQRAPHSPFDHTATEELGQNALVIRVQPDEGVTMRFGSKVPGTSMEVRDVSMDFAYGESFTESSPEAYERLILDVLLGDSNLFPRVEEVELSWKILDPIERYWDTHGKPAQYESGTWGPVEADEMLARDGRSWRRP, encoded by the coding sequence TTGACCTCAACCCACGGAGTGAACCCGCTCCGTGACGCCGCGGACCGACGGCTCCCGCGTATCGCGGGGCCGTCGGGCCTGGTCATCTTTGGCGTCACGGGCGATTTGTCCCGCAAAAAGCTGATGCCTGCCGTCTATGACCTCGCCAACCGTGGTCTGCTGCCGCCGGGCTTCTCCCTGATCGGCTTCGCGCGCCGCGAATGGCAGCACGAGGACTTCGCACAGGAGGTCCACGACGCGGTCAAGGAGCACGCGCGCACGCCGTTCCGCGAGGAGGTCTGGCAGCAGCTGGTCCAGGGGATGCGCTTCGTCCAGGGCGTCTTCGACGACGACGAGGCGTTCGAGAACCTGAAGGCGACCATCGCGGAGCTGGACAAGGTGCAGGGGACGGGCGGCAACTTCGCCTTCTACCTCTCCGTACCGCCGAAGTTCTTCCCGCAGGTCGTCCAGCAGCTCAAGAAGCACGGGCTGGCGGACCAGAAGGAGGGCTCCTGGCGGCGTGCCGTCATCGAGAAGCCCTTCGGGCACGACCTGGAGTCGGCGATCGAGCTGAACAAGGTCGTCCACGAGGTCTTCCCGTCCAACGAGGTCTTCCGGATCGACCACTACCTCGGCAAGGAGACCGTCCAGAACATTCTGGCGCTCCGCTTCGCCAACACCCTCTTCGAGCCGATCTGGAACCGGTCCTATGTCGACCATGTCCAGATCACCATGGCCGAGGACATCGGGATCGGCGGCCGGGCCGGCTACTACGACGGCATCGGCGCCGCCCGTGACGTCATCCAGAACCATCTGCTCCAGCTGCTCGCGCTGACCGCGATGGAGGAGCCCGCCTCCTTCGACGCGGACGCGCTGGCCGCCGAGAAGACCAAGGTGCTCGGCGCGGTGAAGCTGCCGCAGGACCTCGGCGCGGACACGGTGCGCGGACAGTACGCCGAGGGGTGGCAGGGCGGCGAGCAGGCCGTCGGCTACCTCCAGGAGGACGGGATCGACCCCCGGTCGAAGACCGACACGTACGCCGCCGTGAAGCTGGGGATCGACAACCGCCGCTGGGCGGGTGTGCCCTTCTATCTCCGGACCGGCAAGCGGCTCGGCCGCCGGGTCACCGAGATCGCGGTCGTCTTCCAGCGCGCCCCGCACTCGCCCTTCGACCACACGGCCACGGAGGAGCTGGGGCAGAACGCCCTGGTCATCCGGGTCCAGCCGGACGAGGGCGTGACCATGCGGTTCGGTTCGAAGGTGCCCGGCACCTCGATGGAGGTCCGGGACGTCTCGATGGACTTCGCCTACGGCGAGTCCTTCACGGAGTCGAGCCCCGAGGCGTACGAGCGGCTCATCCTCGATGTGCTGCTCGGCGACTCGAACCTCTTCCCGCGCGTGGAGGAGGTCGAGCTGTCCTGGAAGATCCTCGACCCGATCGAGCGGTACTGGGACACGCACGGCAAGCCCGCGCAGTACGAGTCCGGGACCTGGGGTCCGGTCGAGGCGGACGAAATGCTCGCACGAGACGGACGGAGCTGGCGTCGGCCATGA
- a CDS encoding poly-gamma-glutamate hydrolase family protein: MTSTSRRTVLTALATAAVSGPVLIGAGAAPAHAADDLYTSNTDLYTRLAGREGTDFGRRYKRHEQSDNSISTAYPFPRTTVMAPHGGGIETGTSELCLAVAGYHPATFERSPAGGPVHDYWMFEGLRSSNNGELHVTSVNCDDRVALSMAGGSLNVLSLHGCTAAQAGVAGTRPEAVVVGGLHTAFKDYLRAAFGSAGFRTVDGSTVPALAGVQPLNIANRTVLGKGGQLEITTELRQAMFGVNTRAGRPGSTTEVFDRFVAAARTAIARLEARPDQAIL; the protein is encoded by the coding sequence ATGACCTCCACCAGCCGCCGTACGGTCCTCACCGCCCTCGCCACCGCCGCCGTGAGCGGCCCGGTGCTGATCGGCGCGGGCGCCGCGCCCGCCCACGCGGCCGACGACCTGTACACCTCCAACACCGACCTCTACACCCGGCTCGCGGGCCGGGAGGGAACGGACTTCGGCCGGCGCTACAAACGCCACGAGCAGTCCGACAACAGCATCAGCACCGCCTACCCGTTCCCCCGCACCACCGTCATGGCCCCGCACGGCGGCGGTATCGAGACCGGCACCTCGGAGCTGTGCCTTGCCGTCGCGGGCTACCACCCGGCCACCTTCGAACGCAGTCCGGCGGGCGGTCCGGTCCACGACTACTGGATGTTCGAGGGCCTGCGGTCGAGCAACAACGGCGAACTGCACGTCACCTCGGTGAACTGCGACGATCGGGTGGCCCTCTCGATGGCGGGCGGCAGCCTCAACGTACTGAGCCTGCACGGCTGTACGGCCGCCCAGGCCGGCGTCGCCGGTACCCGGCCCGAGGCCGTGGTCGTGGGCGGTCTGCACACCGCCTTCAAGGACTATCTGCGCGCGGCGTTCGGCAGCGCCGGATTCCGGACCGTCGACGGCTCGACCGTGCCCGCGCTGGCCGGGGTCCAGCCCCTGAACATCGCCAACCGCACGGTCCTCGGCAAGGGCGGCCAGCTGGAGATCACCACCGAGCTGCGCCAGGCGATGTTCGGCGTCAACACCCGCGCCGGGCGGCCCGGTTCCACCACCGAGGTCTTCGACCGGTTCGTGGCCGCCGCCCGCACGGCGATCGCGCGCCTGGAGGCCCGGCCGGACCAGGCCATTCTCTGA
- a CDS encoding PH domain-containing protein, whose protein sequence is MGWWRTQWALLTVAPVAVLAVLGAFIDPARTWLLAGAAVLAVLGLLCTLLIPLWWFRVHRWEVTDAAVYVRTGFFRQVWRIAPMSRIQTVDTVRGPLEQLFRLSTVIVTTASAAGAVEIRGLDHELAAELAERLTVITQATPGDAT, encoded by the coding sequence GCTGCTCACGGTGGCGCCGGTCGCCGTCCTCGCCGTGCTGGGGGCGTTCATCGACCCGGCGCGGACCTGGCTGCTGGCCGGCGCCGCCGTACTGGCGGTGCTGGGGCTGCTGTGCACGCTGCTGATACCGCTGTGGTGGTTCCGGGTGCACCGCTGGGAGGTGACGGACGCGGCCGTCTATGTCCGTACCGGCTTCTTCCGGCAGGTGTGGCGGATCGCGCCGATGTCCCGGATCCAGACGGTGGACACCGTGCGCGGTCCGCTGGAGCAGCTCTTCAGACTCTCCACGGTGATCGTCACCACCGCCTCGGCGGCGGGCGCCGTGGAGATCCGCGGGCTCGACCACGAGCTGGCGGCGGAGCTGGCCGAGCGGCTGACGGTGATCACCCAGGCCACCCCGGGGGATGCCACATGA
- the tkt gene encoding transketolase encodes MSTKPTTTDLEWTDVDRRAVDTARVLAMDSVQKVGNGHPGTAMSLAPAAYLLFQKLMRHDPADAQWTGRDRFVLSAGHSSLTLYTQLYLAGYGLELSDLESFRTWGSKTPGHPEYGHTVGVETTTGPLGQGVANAVGMAMAARYERGLYDPDAAPGTSPFDHTIYVIAGDGCLQEGISAEASSLAGHQKLGNLVVLWDDNHISIEGDTETAVSEDTLKRYEAYGWHVQRVAQSPDGDLDPAGLYEALVAAKAVTDRPSFIAARSIIAWPAPHAQNTEAAHGSALGAEEVAATKKVLGFDPEKSFEVSDEVITHTREALDRGREARGEWEKTFAAWRTANPERAATFDRVRAGELPAGWEDKLPAFETGKAVATRAASGKVLQALGEIIPELWGGSADLAGSNNTTIDKTSSFLPAGNPLPEADPYGRTVHYGIREHAMGSTMNGISLHGNTRIYGGTFLVFSDYMRPAVRLAALMQLPVTYVWTHDSIGLGEDGPTHQPVEHLAALRAIPGLNIVRPADANETAIAWREILKRHDKGAPHGLALTRQGVPTYEANDEAAKGGYVLFEAEGGAPQVVLIGTGSEVQLAVEAREQLQAAGVPTRVVSMPSVEWFDEQDQAYKDSVLPPSVKARVAVEAGIGLTWHRFVGDAGRIVSLEHFGASADAKVLFREFGFTADAVATAARESLAAAAR; translated from the coding sequence GTGAGCACCAAGCCGACCACAACAGACCTCGAGTGGACCGATGTGGACCGCCGGGCCGTTGACACCGCCCGCGTCCTGGCCATGGACTCCGTACAGAAGGTCGGCAACGGCCATCCGGGTACGGCCATGAGCCTGGCTCCCGCCGCGTATCTGCTCTTCCAGAAGCTCATGCGGCACGACCCGGCCGACGCCCAGTGGACCGGCCGTGACCGGTTCGTCCTCTCGGCGGGCCACTCGTCGCTGACGCTCTACACCCAGCTCTACCTGGCCGGATACGGCCTGGAGCTGAGCGACCTGGAGTCCTTCCGCACCTGGGGTTCGAAGACCCCGGGCCACCCGGAGTACGGACACACGGTCGGCGTCGAGACCACGACCGGCCCGCTCGGCCAGGGCGTCGCCAACGCGGTGGGCATGGCGATGGCCGCCCGCTACGAGCGCGGCCTGTACGACCCGGACGCCGCGCCCGGCACATCGCCGTTCGACCACACCATCTATGTGATCGCCGGTGACGGCTGCCTCCAGGAGGGCATCTCCGCGGAGGCGTCCTCGCTGGCCGGCCACCAGAAGCTCGGCAATCTCGTCGTGCTCTGGGACGACAACCACATCTCCATCGAGGGCGACACGGAGACCGCGGTCTCCGAGGACACCCTCAAGCGGTACGAGGCGTACGGATGGCACGTCCAGCGCGTCGCGCAGTCGCCCGACGGCGACCTCGACCCGGCGGGACTCTACGAGGCGCTGGTGGCGGCCAAGGCCGTGACCGACCGCCCCTCGTTCATCGCGGCCCGCTCGATCATCGCGTGGCCCGCCCCGCACGCGCAGAACACCGAAGCGGCACACGGCTCGGCGCTCGGCGCCGAAGAGGTCGCCGCCACGAAGAAGGTGCTCGGCTTCGATCCCGAGAAGTCCTTCGAGGTCTCCGACGAGGTCATCACGCACACCCGTGAGGCCCTCGACCGCGGCCGTGAGGCGCGCGGCGAGTGGGAGAAGACGTTCGCCGCCTGGCGCACCGCCAACCCGGAGCGCGCGGCGACGTTCGACCGGGTCCGCGCGGGTGAACTGCCCGCCGGCTGGGAGGACAAGCTCCCGGCGTTCGAGACCGGCAAGGCCGTCGCGACGCGTGCCGCGTCCGGCAAGGTCCTCCAGGCGCTCGGCGAGATCATCCCGGAGCTGTGGGGCGGCTCGGCCGACCTGGCCGGCTCGAACAACACCACCATCGACAAGACGTCGTCGTTCCTCCCTGCGGGCAACCCCCTGCCGGAGGCCGACCCGTACGGCCGCACGGTGCACTACGGCATCCGCGAGCACGCCATGGGCTCGACGATGAACGGCATCTCGCTGCACGGCAACACCCGTATCTACGGCGGCACCTTCCTGGTGTTCTCGGACTACATGCGCCCGGCCGTCCGGCTGGCCGCGCTGATGCAGCTCCCGGTCACCTACGTGTGGACGCACGACTCGATCGGTCTCGGCGAGGACGGCCCGACCCACCAGCCGGTCGAGCACCTGGCCGCGCTGCGCGCCATCCCGGGCCTCAACATCGTCCGCCCGGCCGACGCCAACGAGACGGCGATCGCCTGGCGCGAGATCCTCAAGCGCCACGACAAGGGCGCCCCGCACGGTCTGGCGCTCACCCGCCAGGGCGTGCCGACGTACGAGGCCAACGACGAGGCCGCCAAGGGCGGTTACGTGCTGTTCGAGGCCGAGGGCGGCGCGCCGCAGGTCGTGCTGATCGGCACCGGCTCCGAGGTGCAGCTGGCCGTGGAGGCGCGTGAGCAGCTCCAGGCCGCGGGGGTGCCGACGCGGGTCGTGTCGATGCCGTCGGTCGAGTGGTTCGACGAGCAGGACCAGGCGTACAAGGACAGTGTGCTGCCGCCGTCCGTGAAGGCGCGGGTGGCGGTCGAGGCGGGCATCGGGCTGACCTGGCACCGCTTCGTGGGCGACGCCGGCCGCATCGTGTCGCTGGAGCACTTCGGTGCCTCGGCCGACGCGAAGGTCCTCTTCCGTGAGTTCGGCTTCACGGCCGACGCGGTCGCCACCGCCGCCCGGGAATCACTCGCCGCCGCCGCGCGCTGA
- the tal gene encoding transaldolase has product MTDALKRLSDEGVAIWLDDLSRKRITSGNLAELIDQSHVVGVTTNPSIFQKAISGGDGYEAQLTDLATRKVTVEEAVRMITTADVRDAADILRPVFDATQGQDGRVSIEVDPRLAHNTAATIAEARQLAWLVDRPNTLIKIPATKAGLPAITETIARGISVNVTLIFSLERYREVMAAYIAGLEKAQAAGLDLSTIHSVASFFVSRVDTEIDKRLDGLDSAEAKALKGKAALANARLAYEAYEEVFGGDSWAVLDRAQANKQRPLWASTGVKDPAYKDTLYVDDLVAPNTVNTMPEATLEATGDHGQITGDTVRGTYDQARAELEAVAKLGISYDDVVQLLEDEGVEKFEAAWIDLLKSTEAELKRLAPSEG; this is encoded by the coding sequence ATGACAGACGCACTCAAGCGCCTCTCCGACGAAGGCGTCGCGATCTGGCTCGACGACCTGTCGCGCAAGCGGATCACGTCCGGCAATCTCGCCGAGCTGATCGACCAGTCGCACGTGGTGGGTGTCACCACCAACCCGTCGATCTTCCAGAAGGCGATCTCCGGCGGCGACGGGTACGAGGCCCAGCTCACCGACCTCGCCACCCGCAAGGTCACCGTCGAGGAAGCCGTCCGCATGATCACGACGGCGGACGTCCGCGACGCCGCGGACATCCTGCGCCCGGTCTTCGACGCGACGCAGGGCCAGGACGGCCGGGTCTCCATCGAGGTCGACCCACGTCTCGCCCACAACACCGCGGCGACCATCGCCGAGGCGCGCCAGCTCGCCTGGCTGGTGGACCGTCCCAACACCCTCATCAAGATCCCGGCCACCAAGGCCGGGCTGCCCGCGATCACCGAGACGATCGCCCGGGGCATCAGCGTCAACGTCACGCTGATCTTCTCCCTGGAGCGCTACCGCGAGGTCATGGCCGCCTACATCGCCGGCCTGGAGAAGGCGCAGGCCGCCGGTCTCGACCTCTCGACGATCCACTCGGTCGCGTCCTTCTTCGTCTCCCGTGTGGACACCGAGATCGACAAGCGGCTCGACGGGCTGGACAGCGCCGAGGCCAAGGCCCTCAAGGGCAAGGCCGCCCTCGCCAACGCCCGCCTCGCCTACGAGGCGTACGAAGAGGTCTTCGGCGGCGACAGCTGGGCCGTGCTGGACCGCGCGCAGGCCAACAAGCAGCGTCCGCTGTGGGCCTCGACCGGCGTCAAGGACCCCGCGTACAAGGACACCCTGTACGTGGACGACCTCGTCGCCCCCAACACGGTCAACACCATGCCCGAGGCCACCCTCGAAGCCACCGGTGACCACGGACAGATCACCGGCGACACCGTCCGGGGTACGTACGACCAGGCGCGCGCGGAGCTGGAAGCCGTCGCCAAGCTCGGCATCTCCTACGACGACGTCGTACAGCTGCTTGAGGACGAGGGCGTCGAGAAGTTCGAAGCTGCCTGGATTGACCTGCTCAAGTCGACCGAGGCGGAGCTGAAGCGCCTCGCCCCTTCGGAGGGCTGA
- the opcA gene encoding glucose-6-phosphate dehydrogenase assembly protein OpcA encodes MKIDLTDTTSSKINKALVQGRRAIGTPAVGMVLTLVLVTDEENAYDALKAANDASREHPSRKLVVVKRVSRSARDRAVARLDAEVRVGADAGTGETVILRLYGDVMDHAQSVVLPLLLPDAPVVVWWPVDAPVNPTKDSLGKLAQRRVTDTYASENPVEELTARADAYTPGDTDLSWTRITPWRSMVAAALDQVDCEVTSVEVEGEEHNPSCELLAMWLANRLHVPVRRTVSGGPGLTAVRMETTCGPISLDRADGALATLSIQGQPDRAVALKRRDTAELIAEELRRLDPDDTYASALRFGVHRLGDPGKPALPPLPTREAGSSEHTPGPGATATPASMPVKKAATK; translated from the coding sequence ATGAAGATCGACCTTACGGACACCACGTCCAGCAAGATCAACAAGGCCCTGGTGCAGGGGCGCCGCGCGATCGGCACCCCCGCCGTCGGGATGGTCCTCACCCTGGTTCTCGTCACCGACGAGGAGAACGCGTACGACGCCCTCAAGGCGGCCAACGACGCGTCCCGCGAGCACCCCTCGCGCAAGCTGGTCGTCGTCAAGCGGGTCTCCCGCTCGGCGCGCGACCGCGCCGTGGCCCGCCTCGACGCCGAGGTACGGGTCGGGGCGGACGCGGGCACGGGCGAGACGGTCATCCTGCGGCTGTACGGCGATGTGATGGACCACGCGCAGTCGGTGGTCCTGCCGCTGCTGCTGCCGGACGCGCCGGTCGTCGTGTGGTGGCCGGTCGACGCGCCGGTCAACCCGACGAAGGACTCGCTGGGCAAGCTGGCGCAGCGGCGGGTGACCGACACCTACGCCTCCGAGAACCCGGTGGAGGAGCTGACGGCGCGCGCCGACGCGTACACCCCGGGCGACACGGACCTGTCGTGGACCCGGATCACCCCGTGGCGCTCGATGGTCGCCGCCGCCCTGGACCAGGTGGACTGCGAGGTCACCTCGGTCGAGGTCGAGGGCGAGGAGCACAACCCGAGCTGTGAGCTGCTGGCCATGTGGCTGGCGAACCGGCTGCACGTCCCCGTGCGGCGCACGGTCTCGGGCGGCCCCGGGCTGACGGCCGTACGGATGGAGACGACCTGCGGGCCGATCAGTCTGGACCGGGCGGACGGCGCGCTGGCGACGCTGTCCATCCAGGGCCAGCCGGACCGCGCGGTCGCCCTGAAGCGGCGCGACACGGCCGAGCTGATCGCGGAGGAGCTGCGCCGGCTGGACCCGGACGACACCTACGCGTCGGCGCTGCGCTTCGGCGTGCACCGGCTGGGCGACCCGGGGAAGCCGGCGCTGCCGCCGCTGCCGACCCGGGAGGCGGGCTCCTCTGAGCACACCCCGGGCCCGGGCGCGACGGCCACTCCGGCGAGCATGCCGGTGAAGAAGGCGGCCACCAAGTGA